AGGCTGACCACCACCTCCCCGGACACGGCGCGCACCTGCACCCGGAACGGGGGGCTCCCCGCCGGGGGGCCCACGGACCGCTCCACGGCCTCGCGCACGGCCTCGGTCAGGGCCCCGGAGTGGAGGCGGCTTCGCCGGCGGGCCACCCGCACCTCCACCCCGGACCCCCGAGGGAGCCAGGCATCCCAAGGGATCCGCCCGAGTTCCCGGGCCGCCTCTGCCTGCCGCTGCGCCCGGAACCGGGCCACTCGCACCAGCACCCGGCTCGCCACGGCCGAGCACAGGTTCACCCGCCCCAGGTCGTCCCAGGTGCCCCGGAACCGGGCGCCCCCGCCCTCGGCCGCGGCCTCCAGCAGGCCCAGGCCTCGGAGTTCCGCCAGCAGCACGTCCTCCAGGCCCGGGGGCGCAACCGCGTAGGCCTCCACCCGGGAGGGATCGGTCACCCCTTCGCGGCCCTCTTGGCGATGTGGGCCATCAGGCCGCCGTCGGCGATCAACTCCTGCATGAACGGCGGGATCGGGGCGGCCCGGAACTCGGTTCCGCGGGTGAGGTTCCGGATCCGGCCGGTTCCAGCGTCCACCTCCACCTCGTCGCCCTCCTCGATCCCGTCGAACGCCTCGGGGCACTCAAAGATCGGCAGCCCCATGTTGAACGCGTTCCGGTAGAAGATCCGGGCGAAGCTGCGGGCGATCACGCACGACACCCCGGCCGCCTTGATGGCGATCGGCGCGTGCTCCCGGCTCGAGCCGCACCCGAAGTTCTTGTCGGCCAGGATGATGTCGCCGGGCCTCATCTTGGCTACGAACTCCGGGTCCGCGTCCTCCATGCAGTGCTTGGCCAACTCGGCCGGGTCGCTGGTGTTCAGGTACCGTGCCGGGATGATCCGGTCCGTGTCGATGTCGGGGCCGAACTTCCACACCCGTCCGCGAAACTTCATGCCACCACCTCCTCGGGGCTCGCGATCCGCCCCTTCACCGCGCTGGCCGCGGCCACCGAGGGGCTCGCCAGGTACACCTCGCTCTCCGGATGGCCCATGCGGCCCACGAAGTTCCGGTTCGTGGTCGCCACCGCCCGCTCGCCCTTGGCCAGGATGCCCATGTGCCCCCCGAGGCACGGGCCGCAGGTGGGGGTGGACACCGCGCAGCCGGCGTCCAGGAACACCTCCAGCAGGCCCTCGCACATGGCCTGGCGGTAGATCTGCTGGGTGGCCGGGATCACGATGCACCGCACGTACTTGGCCACCCGCTGGCCCCGGAGCACCCGGGCGGCCCGCCGCAGGTCCTCGATGCGGCCGTTGGTGCACGAGCCGATCACCACCTGGTCGATGGGCACCTCGCCCACGTCGTCGATGGCCCGGGTGTTGGAGGGCAGATGGGGGAAGGCCACCTGGGGCCGGATCCGGCCCACGTCGATCTCGACCACCTCCGCGTACCGGGCGTCGGGGTCGCTCCGGTAGTACACGGGCGGCCGCTTGGCCCGGCCCTCCATGTAGGCCCGGGTCGTGGCGTCCGGGGCGATGATGCCGTTCTTGCCGCCGGCCTCGATCGCCATGTTGGCCATGGTCAGCCGGTCGTCCATGCCCAGGCGCTCGATCACCGGCCCGGTGAACTCCATGGCCCGGTACAGGGCCCCGTCCACGCCGATCCGGCCGATCGTGTAGAGGATCAGGTCCTTGCCCTCCACCCACGGCGGGAGCTCGCCGCGGTACACGAACTTGATGGACTCGGGCACCTTGAACCAGGCCTCACCCGTCACCATGGCCGCGGCCAGGTCCGTGGACCCGACCCCGGTGGAGAAGGCGCCCAGGGCCCCGTAGGTGCAGGTGTGACTGTCGGCGCCGATCACCACGTCGCCCGGCACCACGATGCCCTGCTCGGGCAGCAGCGCGTGCTCCACCCCCATCTCGCCGGTCTCGAAGTAGTGTTCGAGGTCCTGATCCCGGGCGAACTCCCGGAGGACCTTGCACTGCTCGGCGCTGGCGATGTCCTTGTTGGGGGCGAAGTGGTCGGGCACCAGCACCACCCGGGACCGGTCGAACACCCTCTCGGCGCCGACGCGGCGGAACTCGCGGATCGCGATGGGCGCGGTGATGTCGTTGCCCAGGGCCACGTCCACCTTGACGCTCACGATCTGGCCCGGCTCCACCCGGTCGAGACCGGCGTGGGCCGCGAGAATCTTTTCGGTGATGGTCATGGGGTCCTCACGGTCTGGAAAAGGGGAGGGGCGCCGGCCGGGCCGGCGCCCCCTTGGATCCTCCCGCGGCCTCAGAGGTGGGCCGCGAAGCTCTTCTGCTTGCGGTGCTCCAGCTTGTTCAGGGCGTGCACGAACGCCTTGGCCGAGGCCACCACGATGTCGGTGTCGGCGGCCTGGCCGTTGGCCAGCACCCCGTCCTCCTCGATGCGCACGCTCACCTCGGCCTGGGCGTCGGTGCCGCCGGTGATCGAGTTGATGGAGAAGTGCACCAGCCGGGGCTTACGGCCGGTGAGCTTCTTGATCACCGAGAAGGCCGCGTCCACCGGCCCGTCGCCAAACCCGGCCTCCTGGCGGGCCACCCCGTCCATGAGGAGCTGCACCGTGGCGGTGGGCACGGTGACCGTGCCCGAGTTCACGTTCAGGTACAGCAGGCGGTACCGGTCGGGCAGCCGCAGCACCCGCTCGGCGATCAGGGCGTCCACGTCCTCGTCGTAGACCGTCTTCTTCTTGTCGGCCAGGGCCTTGAACGCCTCGAAGGCGCTCTCCATCTGCTCGTCCGTGAGGTCGTAGCCCAGGGCCTTGACCTTCTCTCGGAATGCGTGCCGGCCGGAGTGCTTGCCCAGCACCAGGGCGTTGGTGGGGATCCCCACGCTCTCCGGGGTCATGATCTCGTAGGTGGTCTTCTCCTTGAGCACCCCGTCCTGGTGGATGCCCGACTCGTGGGCGAACGCGTTGGCGCCCACGACCGCCTTGTTGGGCTGGACCGGCAGGCCCGTGATCAGGCTGACCAACCGGCTGGTGGGGTAGATGTGCTGGGTGTCGATCCGGGTCGTGTAGGGCAGGCGGTCGGCCCGGGTGCGCAGGGCCATCACCAGCTCCTCCAGCGAGGCGTTCCCGGCCCGCTCGCCGATGCCGTTGATCGTGCACTCCACCTGCCGGGCCCCGGCCTCCACGGCCGCCAGCGAGTTGGCCACGGCCAGGCCCAGGTCGTTGTGGCAGTGCACCGACACCACGGCCCGATCGATGTTGGGCACCCGCTCCATGACCCGGCGGATCATCTCCCCGAACTCCTCCGGCACGGCGTAGCCCACCGTGTCGGGGATGTTCACGGTGGTGGCCCCGGCCTCGATCACGGCCTCCACCACCCGGCACAGGAACTCCAGGTCGCTGCGCACCGCGTCCTCGGCCGAGAACTCCACGTTCGAGGTGTACCGGCACGCGTGCTTCACGGCCTCCACGGCCTGCTCCAGCACCTGGTCCGGGGACTTGCGGAGCTTGTGCTCCATGTGGATCGGGCTGGTGGCGATGAACGTGTGGATGCGGGGGTTCTCGCCCCCCTTGAGGGCCTCCCAGGCCCGGTCGATGTCGGCCCGGTTGGCCCGGGCCAGCCCCGCCACCTCGCACCCCCGCACCTTGTCGGCGATCATCTTCACCGCGTCGAAGTCGCCCGGGGACGAGATCGGGAACCCGGCCTCGATCACGTCGACCCGCAGCCGCTCCAGGGCCTGGGCGACCCGCAGCTTTTCCTCGAGGTTCATGGACGCGCCGGGGCTCTGCTCCCCGTCGCGCAAGGTCGTGTCGAAGATCTTCACGGTCTCCATGGCAGTTCCCCTCGGGCGGCGCCCCGTTTGGCCGCCCCGCTAGTTCTTGGACCGGTCCACCAACCGCCCCTCCTGGAGCCAGGGCATCATGGACCGCAGCCGCTGGCCCACCTCCTCGATGGGGTGCTCGTCACCCCGGCGGGTCAGGGCGTTGAACACCGGCCGGCCGGCCCGGTTCTCCAGGATCCACTCCCGGGCGAACTGCCCGGTCTGGATCTCCTCCAGGATCCGCTTCATCTCGGCCTTGACCCGCGGGTCGATCACCCGGGGGCCCCGGGTCAGGTCACCGTACTGGGCCGTGTTCGACACCGAGTAGCGCATGTTGGCGATGCCGCCCTCGTAGATCAGGTCCACGATCAGCTTGAGCTCGTGCAGGCACTCGAAGTAGGCCATCTCCGGGGCGTACCCGGCCTCGACCAGCGTCTCGAACCCGGCCTGGATCAGGGCCGTCACCCCGCCGCACAGCACGGCCTGCTCCCCGAACAGGTCGGTCTCGGTCTCCTCCCGGAAGGTGGTCTCGATCACGCCGGCCCGGCCGCCGCCGATGGCCGAGGCGTAGGCCAGGGCCACGTCCCGGGTGTTGCCGGCCGGGTCCCGGTCCACGGCGATGAGGCACGGCACGCCCCGGCCCCGCTCGTACTCGGCCCGCACCAGGTGGCCGGGCCCCTTGGGGGCCACCATGAACACGTTGACCCCTTCGGCGGGCACGATCTGGCCGAAGTGGATGTTGAACCCGTGGGCAAAGGCCAGGTAGTCGCCCGGCTCCAGGGCCGAGGCGATCTGGCTGCGGAACACCTCGCCCTGGAGCTCGTCGGGCAGGAGGATCATGACCACCTGGGCCTTGCGGGCGGCCTCGTCCACGGGCAGCACCTCGAACCCGGCGGCCCGGGCCTTCTGGGCCGAGGCCCCGTCGGGCCGCAGCCCCACCACCACGTTCAGGCCCGAGTCGCGTAGGTTGTTCGCGTGGGCGTGGCCCTGGCTCCCGTACCCGATCACCGCGATCGTTTTGTCCTTGAGGAGCCCGAGGTCCGCGTCCTTGTCGTAGTAGATCTTCATCGCAACGCTCCTTTGTTGAAGGATGGAAGGCTAGAAAGCTGGAAGGCTAAAGGCTATGAAGCCCCCAACCAATGCTTCCGTGTAACTTTGGTCTACGGTCGTCGGTCGGGGGCCTTCGGCCCGCTGGGCGGCTCCTGAGCCCCGACGCCAAGGCTTCGGGGGGCATGGGGTCTGCTGGAGAGTCGCGTGCGGCTCCTTAGCTCGCCGCGCAGCGCCTCCAACGCTCGTACCGTGAGTTCGTTCGTGCCCCACCGAACTGTCATGAAACCACCGCCGGTGCCCCGTGCCTGCGCGGCGAATCTCAATGCCCGGCTTCGCGCGCGGCCGGAAGCAGGCCCCATGCCCCCCGCCGGCAATGGGCCCGGACCAACGAAAGTTACCCTTCCCGTTGTAGGGCCCCGCAGGGGCCTGACGATGCTCCCCTGCGTAGAAACGAGCCGATTCCCTCGCCGGGCTGACCGGCTTTTCCGCGGGTCACCCCCCGTTCTGCATGCCCCTGGGCATGGCCACCTTGCCCGTGCGCACCACCTCTTTGATGCCCAGGGGCCGCATCAGCTCCAGGACGGCGCGGATCTTGTCCTCGCCGCCCGTCACCTCCACCGTGTAGGTCTTGGGGCTCACGTCCACGATCTTGCCCCGGAAGATGTCCATGAGCCGGAGGATCTCCGGCTTGGTCTCGGCCGTGGCCGCCACCTTCACAAGGACCAGCTCCCGGTCCAGGTACTGGCCCTCGTGGAGATCCGTCACCTTGAGCACATTCACCAGTTTGTGCAGCTGCTTGATGATCTGCTCGATGATCTGGTCGTCGCCTCGGGTGACGATGGTCATCAGGCTCACCGTGGGATCCTGGGTCTCGGCCACCGACAGGCTGTCGATGTTGAACCCCCTGCCGCTGAACAGCCCCGCCACCCGGGCCAGGACCCCGAACTCGTTCTCCACCAGCACGTTGATCGTATGGCGCATGGGAAGCCCTCCGTTACAGCAGCAGCATCTTGGTCAGGGGAGCCCCGGCCGGCACCATGGGGTACACCCCCTCCTCCGGATCCACATGGAAGTCCATCAGCACCGGGCCCGGGTGGGCCAGGGCCTGCTCGATCACCGGCCGCACCTCGTCAGGCCGGGTGGCCCGGAGCCCCAAGGCACCGTACGCCTCGGCCAGCTTCACGAAATCGGGGGCCACGTCCATGCGGGTGTGGGAGTACCTGCGGTCGTAGAACAGCTCCTGCCACTGCCTCACCATGCCCAGGAACCCGTTGTTCAGGATGGCCACCTTCACCGGTAGCTCGTACTGCACGGCCGTGGCCAGCTCCTGGATGTTCATCTGGATCGAGCCGTCGCCGGCGATGTCGATCACCACCCGGTCGGGGAACGCGGCCTGGGCCCCGATGGCCGCCGGGAACCCGTAGCCCATGGTGCCCAGGCCACCGGAGGTCAGCCAGCACCGGGGCTCCTCCAGACGGAAGTACTGGGCGGCCCACATCTGGTTCTGGCCCACCTCGGTCGAGACGATGCAGCGGCCTGCCGTGGCCTCGTGGAGCTGCTCCACCACGTACTGGGGCTTGATCACGTCCTCGCCCTGGCCGTAGTCCATCCGGTGGGCCCGGCGCCACGCCTCGATCTCGGCGTGCCACTCCCGCAGGACCTCGTCCCGGGCTTCCCACTCGGGGCCGTGGACCAGCCCGAGCATCTTCTTCAGCACGTTCTTGGCGTCGCCCACGATGGGGATGTCCACCTGGACGTTCTTCGAGATGGAGGTGGGGTCGATGTCCACGTGGACGATCTTCGCGTTGGGCGCGAACTCGTCGATCTTGCCGGTCACCCGGTCGTCGAACCGGGCCCCCACCGCCACCAGCAGGTCGGCGTGGCTCACGGCCATGTTGGCCCGGTAGGTGCCGTGCATGCCCAGCATGCCCAGGAACAGGGGGTCGCTTCCCGGAAAGGCGCCCAGGCCCATCAGGGTGGTGGTCACCGGCAGCCTGAGTCGCCGGGCGAACTCGGTCAGCTCCCGGGACGCGTTCGACAGGATCACGCCGCCGCCCGCGTACACCACCGGCCGCCGGGACTCGTGGACGGCCTTCAGGGCCTTCTTGATCTGGCCCAGGTGCCCTTCGTACGTCGGGTTGTACCCCCGCAGCTTGGCGGCCTCGGGGTACACGTACTCGGCCCGGCCCACGATCACGTCCTTGGGCAGGTCCACCAGCACCGGGCCCGGCCGGCCCGAACGGGCCAGGTAGAACGCCTCCTTGATGACCCGGGCCAGGTCCCGGACGTCCTTGACCAGATAGTTGTGCTTGGTGCACGGCCGGGTGATCCCCACGATGTCGGCCTCTTGGAACGCGTCGTTGCCGATCAGGTGGGTGGGCACCTGGCCCGAGAACACCACGATCGGCACCGAGTCCATGTAGGCCGTGGCCAGTCCGGTGACGGTGTTGGTGGCGCCGGGGCCCGAGGTCACGAGGGCCACCCCCACCTCGCCGGTGGCCCGGGCGTACCCGTCGGCCGCGTGCACCGCCGCCTGCTCGTGCCGGACCAGGATGTGGCGGATGTCCGAGTCGTACAGCACGTCGTAGATGTTCAGCACCACCCCGCCGGGGTAGCCGAACAGGGTGTGCACCCCCTCCTTGCGCAAACTCTCCACGAAGATCTCGGCACCGGTTCGTTCCACGGGTACCTCCTTGAAACTTCGGTCGTTGGTCGTCAGTCGTTGGTCGTTGGTCTGGGCCTTCGGCCCGCTAGAAGGCTGGAAAGCTAGGATGCCAGAAGGCTTGAAACCCTCCGTAATCTCCCAGCATTCCAAGCATGACCACGCCTCTTTGGCGCCACCTCACGGTCTCGGGGGGCATGGGGTCTGCTGGAGAGCCGCGTGCGGCTCCTTGGCTCGCCGCGCAGCGCCTCCAACGCTCGCACCGTGAAACCGTTCGGTCCCCGGCCGGACTGCCATGAAACCACCGTCGGTGCCCCGTGCCTGCGCGGCGAATCTCATGCCCGGCTTCGCGCGCGGCCGGAAGCGGACCCCATGCCCCACCGCCGAAACTGTGCGGGGATCGGTTCGAGTTATTTCTTCGCAAACAGGCCGCCTCGCGGTCTACTGGAGCTGAATTCCGGTTCCTGAAACCCATGCCCCTGGCCGCAACGTCCCGGATCCGCTTTCGTCCGCGGGGCCCTGATGCGCCAACGGCCGGCCCATGGGGGCCGGCCGCCGGCGGAACCTATGAAGCGATCGGATCAGCCCTGCAGCACGGCCCCGGTGTTGGCCGAGGTAACAAGTCGAGCGTACCGAAGGAGCCAGCCGGCCGAGACCTTGGGCTCGGGCTCGACCCACCGGCCGCGGCGGGCCTCGAGCTCGGCCGGGTCCACCCGCAGCTCGAGCCGCCGGCCGGGGATGTCCAGCTCCACCTCGTCGCCGTCTTGCACCAGGGCGATGGGACCGCCGGCCGCGGCCTCGGGGCTCACGTGGCCCACGCACGGCCCGCGGGTGCCCCCGCTGAACCGGCCGTCGGTCACCAGGGCCACACTCTCCCCCAGGCCCATCCCCATGAGCGCGGCGGTGGGCGCCAGCATCTCCCGCATGCCCGGCCCGCCCCGCGGCCCTTCGTATCGGATCACCACCACGGTGCCCGGCCGGATCTCGCCTCCCATGATGGCGGCCATGGCCGCCTCTTCCGAGTCGAAGCACCGCGCCGTGCCCACGAACCGCATCATGCCCGGGCTCACCCCCGACTGCTTGACCACGGCCCCGTCCGGCGCGAGGCTCCCTCGCAGGATCGCGATGCCCCCCTCGGGCCGCACCGGCTCTTCCGCGGATCGGATCACCGCGTCGTCGAGCCACTCCACCGAGGCCGCCGCCTGGCGCACCGAGACCTCCGCCACCGACGGGGCCTCGACCAGCCGGTCCGCCAGCCGGTGGAGCACCGCCATCACCCCGCCGGCCGCGTCCAGGTCCTCCATGAAGTGGTCCCCCGCCGGGCGCAGGGAGCACAGCTGGGGGGTCTCGCGGCTCAGCTCGTCGAACCGCTCCAGGGGCAGGTCCACCCCGGCCTCCCGGGCGATGGCGCACAGGTGGAGCACGGAGTTGGTGCTGCCGCCCAGGGCCAGGTCCAGGCGGATCGCGTTGGCGAACGCGCCGGGGGTCATGACGTGCCGGGGCCGGACCCCCTGCCGCACCAGCTCCACCACCCGCTGGCCGCTGGCATAGGCCAGGTGGCGCTTCCGAGCGCTCACGGCGAGCGCCGTGCCGCAGCCGGGAAGGCTCATGCCCAGGGCCTCGGTCAGGCAGGCCATGGTGTTGGCCGTGTAGAGCCCCTGGCAGGAGCCGCATCCGGGGCAGGCCTCCTGCTCGCAGGCCTCCAGCTCCTCGGCCCCGATCTCGCCGGCCTGGTGCCGGGCCATGGCCTCGAAGGTGTCCCGCACGAAGCTGAGCCTCCGACCCCGGTACCGGCCGGCCATCATGGGCCCGGCCGTCACCACGATGGACGGCACGTCGAGCCGGGCCGCGGCCATCAGCATGCCGGGGGTGATCTTGTCGCAGTTGGTCAGGAGCACCAGGCCGTCGAGGCTGTGGGCCTCGACCACGCTCTCGATCATGTCCGCGATGAGCTCGCGGCTGGGCAGGCTGTAGCGCATGCCCCCGTGGCCCATGGCGATGCCGTCGCAGATGCCCGGCACCCCGAACAGGAACGGGTAGCCGCCCCCGGCGTGCACCCCCTTCTCGGCGAACCGCTCCAGGTCGCGCATGCCCACGTGGCCGGCGATCAGGTCGGTGAAACTGGAGGCGATCCCGATCAGGGGCTTGCCGAGCTCGTTCCTCGGCATGCCGGTGGCCGAGAGCAGGGCCCTGTGGGGGGCCCGTTCCAGTCCCTGGGTGATGCGGTCGCTTCTCACGGCGCGTCTCCCGATCCGGTCTCGGGGTGGGCTTTTCGGTACGCCAGGATCATCCGGGCCATCCGATCCTTGCCGGCCAGCTTGAGCTTCTGAATCTTCTTGCGCTCCATCTCCTCGTCCGGCGTCAGGTGGGGCCGGCGGTTGAGCTCCTCCAGGAT
This is a stretch of genomic DNA from Deferrisoma camini S3R1. It encodes these proteins:
- the leuD gene encoding 3-isopropylmalate dehydratase small subunit, whose product is MKFRGRVWKFGPDIDTDRIIPARYLNTSDPAELAKHCMEDADPEFVAKMRPGDIILADKNFGCGSSREHAPIAIKAAGVSCVIARSFARIFYRNAFNMGLPIFECPEAFDGIEEGDEVEVDAGTGRIRNLTRGTEFRAAPIPPFMQELIADGGLMAHIAKRAAKG
- the leuC gene encoding 3-isopropylmalate dehydratase large subunit; protein product: MTITEKILAAHAGLDRVEPGQIVSVKVDVALGNDITAPIAIREFRRVGAERVFDRSRVVLVPDHFAPNKDIASAEQCKVLREFARDQDLEHYFETGEMGVEHALLPEQGIVVPGDVVIGADSHTCTYGALGAFSTGVGSTDLAAAMVTGEAWFKVPESIKFVYRGELPPWVEGKDLILYTIGRIGVDGALYRAMEFTGPVIERLGMDDRLTMANMAIEAGGKNGIIAPDATTRAYMEGRAKRPPVYYRSDPDARYAEVVEIDVGRIRPQVAFPHLPSNTRAIDDVGEVPIDQVVIGSCTNGRIEDLRRAARVLRGQRVAKYVRCIVIPATQQIYRQAMCEGLLEVFLDAGCAVSTPTCGPCLGGHMGILAKGERAVATTNRNFVGRMGHPESEVYLASPSVAAASAVKGRIASPEEVVA
- a CDS encoding 2-isopropylmalate synthase, whose protein sequence is METVKIFDTTLRDGEQSPGASMNLEEKLRVAQALERLRVDVIEAGFPISSPGDFDAVKMIADKVRGCEVAGLARANRADIDRAWEALKGGENPRIHTFIATSPIHMEHKLRKSPDQVLEQAVEAVKHACRYTSNVEFSAEDAVRSDLEFLCRVVEAVIEAGATTVNIPDTVGYAVPEEFGEMIRRVMERVPNIDRAVVSVHCHNDLGLAVANSLAAVEAGARQVECTINGIGERAGNASLEELVMALRTRADRLPYTTRIDTQHIYPTSRLVSLITGLPVQPNKAVVGANAFAHESGIHQDGVLKEKTTYEIMTPESVGIPTNALVLGKHSGRHAFREKVKALGYDLTDEQMESAFEAFKALADKKKTVYDEDVDALIAERVLRLPDRYRLLYLNVNSGTVTVPTATVQLLMDGVARQEAGFGDGPVDAAFSVIKKLTGRKPRLVHFSINSITGGTDAQAEVSVRIEEDGVLANGQAADTDIVVASAKAFVHALNKLEHRKQKSFAAHL
- the ilvC gene encoding ketol-acid reductoisomerase, with the protein product MKIYYDKDADLGLLKDKTIAVIGYGSQGHAHANNLRDSGLNVVVGLRPDGASAQKARAAGFEVLPVDEAARKAQVVMILLPDELQGEVFRSQIASALEPGDYLAFAHGFNIHFGQIVPAEGVNVFMVAPKGPGHLVRAEYERGRGVPCLIAVDRDPAGNTRDVALAYASAIGGGRAGVIETTFREETETDLFGEQAVLCGGVTALIQAGFETLVEAGYAPEMAYFECLHELKLIVDLIYEGGIANMRYSVSNTAQYGDLTRGPRVIDPRVKAEMKRILEEIQTGQFAREWILENRAGRPVFNALTRRGDEHPIEEVGQRLRSMMPWLQEGRLVDRSKN
- the ilvN gene encoding acetolactate synthase small subunit, with the protein product MRHTINVLVENEFGVLARVAGLFSGRGFNIDSLSVAETQDPTVSLMTIVTRGDDQIIEQIIKQLHKLVNVLKVTDLHEGQYLDRELVLVKVAATAETKPEILRLMDIFRGKIVDVSPKTYTVEVTGGEDKIRAVLELMRPLGIKEVVRTGKVAMPRGMQNGG
- the ilvB gene encoding biosynthetic-type acetolactate synthase large subunit translates to MERTGAEIFVESLRKEGVHTLFGYPGGVVLNIYDVLYDSDIRHILVRHEQAAVHAADGYARATGEVGVALVTSGPGATNTVTGLATAYMDSVPIVVFSGQVPTHLIGNDAFQEADIVGITRPCTKHNYLVKDVRDLARVIKEAFYLARSGRPGPVLVDLPKDVIVGRAEYVYPEAAKLRGYNPTYEGHLGQIKKALKAVHESRRPVVYAGGGVILSNASRELTEFARRLRLPVTTTLMGLGAFPGSDPLFLGMLGMHGTYRANMAVSHADLLVAVGARFDDRVTGKIDEFAPNAKIVHVDIDPTSISKNVQVDIPIVGDAKNVLKKMLGLVHGPEWEARDEVLREWHAEIEAWRRAHRMDYGQGEDVIKPQYVVEQLHEATAGRCIVSTEVGQNQMWAAQYFRLEEPRCWLTSGGLGTMGYGFPAAIGAQAAFPDRVVIDIAGDGSIQMNIQELATAVQYELPVKVAILNNGFLGMVRQWQELFYDRRYSHTRMDVAPDFVKLAEAYGALGLRATRPDEVRPVIEQALAHPGPVLMDFHVDPEEGVYPMVPAGAPLTKMLLL
- the ilvD gene encoding dihydroxy-acid dehydratase — translated: MRSDRITQGLERAPHRALLSATGMPRNELGKPLIGIASSFTDLIAGHVGMRDLERFAEKGVHAGGGYPFLFGVPGICDGIAMGHGGMRYSLPSRELIADMIESVVEAHSLDGLVLLTNCDKITPGMLMAAARLDVPSIVVTAGPMMAGRYRGRRLSFVRDTFEAMARHQAGEIGAEELEACEQEACPGCGSCQGLYTANTMACLTEALGMSLPGCGTALAVSARKRHLAYASGQRVVELVRQGVRPRHVMTPGAFANAIRLDLALGGSTNSVLHLCAIAREAGVDLPLERFDELSRETPQLCSLRPAGDHFMEDLDAAGGVMAVLHRLADRLVEAPSVAEVSVRQAAASVEWLDDAVIRSAEEPVRPEGGIAILRGSLAPDGAVVKQSGVSPGMMRFVGTARCFDSEEAAMAAIMGGEIRPGTVVVIRYEGPRGGPGMREMLAPTAALMGMGLGESVALVTDGRFSGGTRGPCVGHVSPEAAAGGPIALVQDGDEVELDIPGRRLELRVDPAELEARRGRWVEPEPKVSAGWLLRYARLVTSANTGAVLQG
- a CDS encoding DUF465 domain-containing protein; translated protein: MEKRDEAIAKILMKESEEFRREMEAHQRYERILEELNRRPHLTPDEEMERKKIQKLKLAGKDRMARMILAYRKAHPETGSGDAP